A portion of the Aerosakkonema funiforme FACHB-1375 genome contains these proteins:
- a CDS encoding transglutaminase-like domain-containing protein has protein sequence MKFYLGCLLRYTINTPSTLVFNIHVVNSNYQRISHEKLNLQPGVKFEEYIAPVSGNRYVRVNAPVGTLEVNYEATVELSDFSADPNTIPEVTIADLPMETLQYLYPSRYCQSDRLMGLVQSEFGELEPGYSRVSAICDWIYNKVTYISGSSNSETSAYDTAMQRTGVCRDFAHLGVAFCRALNIPARFVSAYAYGLNPPDFHACFEAYLGDRWYLFDATRLVPLNSIIRIGKGLDAADVAFATLFGSVQMAEMKLFVEPSQVEQLDKASTEAMAIAIS, from the coding sequence ATGAAATTTTACCTTGGCTGTTTATTACGTTACACCATCAACACACCCAGCACTCTGGTGTTCAATATCCATGTAGTTAATAGTAACTACCAACGCATTTCCCACGAAAAGCTAAATTTACAACCGGGTGTGAAGTTTGAAGAATATATTGCACCTGTAAGTGGAAATCGATATGTACGAGTTAACGCGCCTGTGGGCACATTGGAAGTTAACTATGAAGCAACAGTCGAATTGTCAGACTTTTCGGCAGACCCCAATACAATTCCTGAAGTGACGATCGCAGATTTGCCGATGGAAACTCTACAATATCTTTATCCCAGTCGCTACTGCCAATCCGATCGACTGATGGGTTTGGTGCAGAGTGAATTTGGAGAATTAGAACCCGGTTATTCTAGAGTTAGTGCGATTTGCGACTGGATTTATAACAAAGTTACGTATATTTCCGGTAGCAGCAATTCTGAGACTTCGGCTTACGACACAGCTATGCAACGCACGGGTGTTTGTAGAGATTTTGCCCATCTAGGCGTTGCTTTCTGCCGCGCTTTGAATATTCCAGCGCGTTTTGTCAGCGCTTATGCTTACGGTCTCAATCCCCCCGATTTTCACGCTTGTTTTGAGGCTTATCTGGGCGATCGCTGGTATCTGTTTGATGCCACCCGTTTGGTGCCGTTAAATAGTATAATTCGTATTGGAAAGGGTCTCGATGCGGCAGATGTCGCTTTTGCTACCTTGTTTGGTTCCGTACAAATGGCAGAAATGAAACTGTTTGTAGAACCATCACAAGTAGAACAACTCGACAAAGCTTCTACTGAAGCTATGGCGATCGCAATTTCCTAA
- a CDS encoding type II toxin-antitoxin system HicB family antitoxin produces the protein MKEYVVIFECAGTNYSAYVPDLPGCISTGKTLAETENNIKEAIELYIDTLREDGQPIPEPSLKAKAISVAA, from the coding sequence ATGAAAGAATATGTTGTTATTTTTGAATGCGCTGGCACTAACTATTCAGCTTATGTTCCTGATTTACCTGGTTGTATTTCAACAGGGAAAACTTTGGCAGAAACAGAAAATAATATTAAAGAAGCAATTGAGCTTTATATTGACACTCTTCGAGAAGATGGTCAACCGATTCCAGAACCATCACTTAAAGCAAAAGCAATTTCTGTTGCAGCTTAA
- a CDS encoding ATP-dependent Clp protease ATP-binding subunit — MFERFTEKAIKVIMLAQEEARRLGHNFVGTEQILLGLIGEGTGVAAKVLKSMGVNLKDARIEVEKIIGRGSGFVAVEIPFTPRAKRVLELSLEEARQLGHNYIGTEHLLLGLIREGEGVAARVLENLGVDLSKVRTQVIRMLGENTEVTPGATQGRTKTPTLDEFGSNLTQMAGEGKLDPVVGRQREIERVIQILGRRTKNNPVLIGEPGVGKTAIAEGLAQRIANNDVPDILEEKRVVTLDIGLLVAGTKYRGEFEERLKKIMDEIRQAGNVILVIDEVHTLIGAGAAEGAIDAANILKPALARGELQCIGATTLDEYRKHIERDAALERRFQPVMVGEPTVEETIEILYGLRDRYEQHHKLKISDEALSAAAKLSDRYISDRYLPDKAIDLIDEAGSRVRLINSQLPPAAKELDKELRQVLKEKDDAVRSQDFDRAGELRDREMEIKAQIRAISQSKKTDSTDKDLSPVVTEEDIAQIVASWTGVPVNKLTESESEKLLHMEDTLHQRLIGQEDAVTAVSRAIRRARVGLKNPNRPIASFVFSGPTGVGKTELAKALASYFFGSEEAMIRLDMSEYMERHTVSKLIGSPPGYVGYNEGGQLTEAVRRRPYTVVLFDEIEKAHPDVFNMLLQILEDGRLTDAKGRTVDFKNTLLIMTSNIGSKVIEKGGSQLGFFDGASESQAEAQYNRIRTLVNEELKQYFRPEFLNRIDEIIVFRQLNNEEIKRIADIMLREVFTRLTEQEITLEVTEAFKNRLVQEGYNPSYGARPLRRAIMRLLEDVLAEEILSGRIHSGDTAVVDVDDQGQVKVLQGQKKALTPSVLEK; from the coding sequence ATGTTTGAGCGCTTTACAGAGAAAGCAATTAAAGTAATCATGTTGGCCCAGGAAGAAGCACGTCGCCTGGGACACAACTTTGTAGGTACAGAGCAGATCTTATTAGGTCTGATTGGAGAAGGGACCGGCGTCGCCGCCAAAGTACTTAAATCAATGGGCGTTAATTTAAAAGATGCTCGCATTGAAGTAGAAAAAATTATTGGTCGGGGTTCTGGATTCGTTGCTGTCGAAATTCCTTTTACTCCACGGGCAAAGCGCGTTCTGGAGTTATCCCTGGAAGAAGCACGTCAACTGGGGCATAACTACATCGGCACGGAACACCTGCTTTTGGGCCTAATCCGGGAAGGGGAAGGCGTGGCAGCAAGAGTCCTGGAAAATTTAGGCGTTGACCTCTCCAAAGTCCGGACGCAAGTGATTCGGATGCTGGGCGAAAATACCGAAGTAACCCCAGGCGCAACTCAAGGGCGCACGAAAACACCAACTCTCGATGAATTTGGCTCGAACCTAACTCAGATGGCTGGGGAAGGTAAGCTCGATCCTGTAGTGGGTCGTCAGCGGGAAATCGAACGGGTGATCCAAATCTTGGGTCGTCGCACGAAGAACAATCCAGTGTTAATTGGGGAACCGGGTGTAGGGAAAACGGCGATCGCAGAAGGTTTGGCACAACGCATCGCTAATAACGACGTACCCGATATTTTGGAAGAAAAACGGGTCGTTACTCTGGATATCGGTTTGTTGGTTGCAGGCACAAAATATCGGGGTGAATTTGAAGAACGCCTCAAGAAAATCATGGATGAAATCCGTCAAGCCGGAAATGTCATCCTCGTAATAGACGAAGTGCATACCCTCATCGGTGCTGGTGCCGCAGAAGGTGCCATTGATGCCGCCAATATCCTCAAACCCGCACTCGCTAGAGGCGAACTCCAGTGCATCGGTGCAACAACCCTCGATGAATACCGCAAGCACATCGAACGAGATGCGGCATTGGAACGCCGCTTTCAACCGGTGATGGTGGGCGAACCAACGGTAGAAGAAACTATCGAAATTCTATATGGCTTGCGCGATCGCTACGAACAGCACCACAAACTGAAAATTTCTGACGAAGCTTTGTCAGCTGCGGCGAAATTATCCGATCGCTATATTTCCGATCGCTATCTGCCAGATAAAGCCATCGACTTAATTGACGAAGCAGGTTCGCGGGTACGTTTGATTAACTCGCAATTGCCACCAGCAGCAAAAGAACTCGATAAAGAACTGCGTCAGGTACTTAAAGAAAAAGACGATGCAGTGAGATCCCAAGATTTCGATCGTGCTGGGGAATTGCGCGATCGCGAAATGGAAATCAAAGCTCAAATTCGCGCTATTTCTCAAAGCAAAAAGACAGACTCCACTGACAAAGATTTATCGCCAGTTGTCACCGAGGAAGATATCGCCCAAATTGTGGCATCCTGGACTGGCGTTCCCGTCAACAAGCTGACCGAATCTGAATCCGAGAAGCTGTTGCACATGGAAGATACCCTGCACCAGCGCTTGATCGGACAAGAAGATGCGGTAACGGCTGTTTCTCGCGCCATTCGTCGCGCCAGAGTCGGTCTGAAGAACCCCAACCGTCCGATCGCCAGCTTTGTCTTCTCTGGCCCAACAGGGGTAGGTAAGACAGAATTAGCCAAAGCATTGGCTTCCTACTTCTTCGGTTCTGAAGAAGCTATGATCCGACTCGATATGTCGGAATATATGGAACGCCACACCGTATCCAAGCTAATCGGTTCCCCTCCCGGTTACGTTGGCTACAACGAAGGCGGTCAGCTCACAGAAGCAGTGCGCCGTCGTCCCTACACTGTGGTGCTATTCGACGAAATCGAAAAAGCCCACCCCGATGTGTTCAATATGCTCCTGCAAATCTTGGAAGACGGTCGCTTGACCGACGCCAAGGGACGCACCGTGGACTTCAAGAACACATTGCTGATCATGACATCCAACATCGGCTCGAAGGTAATCGAGAAAGGCGGTAGCCAACTCGGCTTCTTCGATGGCGCTTCCGAAAGTCAAGCTGAAGCTCAGTATAACCGCATTCGCACCCTGGTTAACGAAGAACTCAAACAGTACTTCCGCCCAGAATTCCTCAACCGTATCGACGAGATTATTGTCTTCCGCCAGCTCAACAACGAAGAAATCAAACGCATCGCCGACATCATGCTGCGCGAAGTATTTACTCGTTTAACCGAACAGGAAATCACGCTGGAAGTAACAGAAGCCTTCAAGAATCGCTTGGTGCAAGAAGGTTACAATCCCAGCTACGGTGCAAGACCTTTACGTCGCGCAATTATGCGTTTGTTGGAAGATGTTCTCGCCGAAGAAATCCTTTCCGGACGCATCCACAGCGGCGATACGGCTGTAGTAGATGTGGACGATCAAGGTCAGGTTAAGGTTTTACAAGGTCAAAAGAAAGCTTTGACACCAAGCGTTCTTGAAAAGTAA
- the rimI gene encoding ribosomal protein S18-alanine N-acetyltransferase, which yields MRALNFLNIKPLTAELLPAVVELDRLCFGGLWTLEGYQKELDSRNSDIIVLLEDDRSEAKPANESPDSPTFRLPPLLSQPTLLGLGCLWAILDEAHITILAVHPNYRSQGFGMVLLTALLSSAKKRSLSRVTLEVAANNEIALSLYQKFGFQIAGRRRGYYQDTGEDALILWLSGLGHPHFEQTLADCDRQVRSRLIAHGWDLSSAEIKKI from the coding sequence TTGAGGGCTCTTAACTTTTTAAACATAAAACCGCTGACCGCAGAACTACTACCCGCAGTAGTCGAACTCGATCGACTGTGTTTTGGTGGACTTTGGACTCTGGAGGGCTATCAAAAAGAGTTAGATAGTCGCAACAGCGATATTATTGTTCTTCTGGAAGACGATCGCAGCGAGGCAAAACCTGCAAATGAATCCCCCGACTCCCCTACTTTCCGACTCCCCCCCTTACTTTCTCAACCTACACTTTTGGGGCTAGGATGTCTATGGGCGATTTTAGATGAAGCTCATATCACTATTCTGGCCGTACATCCGAACTATCGCTCTCAAGGCTTTGGTATGGTGCTGCTAACAGCTCTATTATCCTCAGCTAAAAAGCGCTCTTTGTCACGAGTAACTCTGGAAGTGGCAGCTAATAACGAAATAGCACTATCCCTTTACCAAAAGTTTGGCTTTCAAATCGCCGGACGGCGACGGGGTTACTACCAGGATACGGGTGAAGATGCTCTGATTCTATGGCTTAGCGGTCTCGGACATCCGCATTTTGAGCAAACTTTGGCAGACTGCGATCGGCAAGTTCGCTCTCGCCTTATTGCACATGGCTGGGATTTAAGCTCAGCAGAAATAAAAAAAATTTAG